Genomic DNA from Candidatus Sysuiplasma acidicola:
AGCACACCGAGTGCAAGTCCCAGGCCTATCTCCTCCATGATACCGATACCGCTGAATGTCAGTGAGCCGAAGGTTGCGAAGAGGAGGGAGCCGAGCGTTATGATCACACCGCCATTTTCTGTAATGCTGGTCGTAATGCCTTCCTGATCGCTCTTTCCGTGCGTCACTTCCTCCCTTACCCTCGTAACCATGAAAATGTCATAATCCAGACCAACTGCCAGAAGAGTGATCACGGTAAACATTGGCAGAAATATCACCAGCGGCATGTGCAGCACATAATACAGTATGATGTATGTAATTGCGAGTGAAATGACGACTGAGGACAGGACCATGAGAATGAGCCTTGCAGGCGTAAAAAGCGAGCTGAGCTGCAGCGATAGCACGGCGAAGATGGCCAGAGCAAGTATTGGAACAAGATTACCGAAACTGCTGCTAGTGTACGCATAGGCGTCGTTGAAACCCTGCGTGAGACCTCCGATATACATGGAATAACTTCCGCCGGCCCTTGCATGTATGATTGCAGGCAGTCTGTTCACAAACTCCGAAGCGGAAGTCTTCCACGCCAGTGAAGACAGCTCGAACGTTATGCGCACAAAATGTGTATCCGAACCGATGAACGTGCCGATCTGTGACTTGTAGGCGCTGTGATACTCAGCAGGTATGCCTGTAAGGTTGTATGGCACATAGTAGCCGAACGGGTATGTCGGTCCCTGGACCTGCCTTATCTGTGTGTTGGATGCTACGGCATTCTCAATAGCGGTGATCTGTGACATTTCATTAGCGCTGTATGTGCCGTTTGTACCGATCAGCGGTGTCGGTAACTGCACTATAATGTATCCAATATCGAATGGATCGCCATGAAAGCCGGCGGTGGCTACACGGATCGCGTTTATGCCGCTGCCTGAGGGCAACAGATCGAAAACATCCATATTTGTCGGTGTTGCGGCATACACGTAGGCGCATAAAATGGCGGCAACAAGGAATACGACCGCTATCTTGCCCTTGTTTGATAGGACAAAACCCGACACGCGGAACATTACCGTTTTTCGCTCATCGACCGGGCCGTTAATCCTGGCCGGCCAGTATATTCTGGAGCGTGCGATATTCAGAATGGACACGAGCAGTGTGTTTGCCACGAGCACGGCCAGCATCACTCCGATGGCGTTTGTTATTCCGGAGTCGCTGAAGAGAGGCACGTTTGCGACGTAGAGCGCCATGTACGACACTGCGACAGTAACGCCAGAGGTGAACACGGCGTGTCCTGCCCACTGCGTGGAGATTATTGCAGGATTTCTGTTGCCGTTCCTGAGTTCACGGCGGAACCTCGACATGATGTAGACGACGTAATCGCTGGACAGCCCCAGGAGCAATATGAGAAGCAGCGTCGGTGTGATGAACGATACTGTTGAATGAAGAATGTACTTGTAGAGAAGCGCGTTGACCGAGAACGCCGAGATGGCACTTACTGCAAACATGAGCAGAGGAAGGAAAGCAGCCGTGACGGACCTGAAGTACAGGCCCACGATAACAACCGAAAGGATTATTCCAATTATGAGTGCCCTCACCATACCGGAGAGCGTTGAGCTTGAAAGCTGTCTGCTCTGCTGCTCCGAGCCGGCTATATAGTATTTGCTTCCTGCAATGCCGCTGAGCGATGTTCGTACCGAGGAGGATATGGCGTTTGACTGACTCAACGTCAGGACAGATGTTGTCGTCACTATCAGAATTGTTGTGGAATTGTCGTACCCGACGAACTGGTGGAAAATGTAGGGAGAGGGAACAAAGGGATAGCCTGCAAAGCCCGATGAGGACAGCGTGATGGAAACGAGCGCGGGTATGTCAGCCGTCGCGTTGACTTTCAGCAGATAAGGCGCCACATACGCTGGAACAGCACTCACAAGCGGATTGAACCGCATGTTAGATTCGAGACCTTTCGCAACAAGACTTACCGAGCGAGCAGTCACGGCTGGGGTTGTGGCTGGCTGCGGGAGGTAGAACGCATTGTCGAAAAAATCGCTCGCAGTTATGTTCAAATCGGTCTGAAGGAAGGAAACAACCGAACTGTTCGAACCGAGTCCGGGAAGGACGGCACTCAGGATGTACATGTAAGCGTAGGCATCATAATGCACTCTGTCCGGTGTGTTGTTCTGCGCATAATCGGACAGGGAGAAATTACCAGCAATCGACGCGGAAATGCTGTGAAGCGGGCTGCCGTTCTGCACTGAAACTGCGTAATATGTGGAGGTGCCGTTATTCACGGTCTGATTTATGGCATAATACGCCCTCGGCGCCGATGCAGATATCCGCGAGGAATTCCAGTAACCGTAAAAAGTGCCGTAATACAGCGTGACGAGCGTGTCAGCTCCATTCAGCTGCCGCAGCGTAAGGTTGTTGGCTTCAGAGGAATTGTTGACGGCAGCATAATAGGAAAGAAAGAGTGATGGAACTCCGTAGATCATCTGCAGCGTCCTGTTCAGCGTTACGTTCAGCGTTGTAACTGCGCTGTTTGTCTGTGAAAGAAGCGTGTATGTGGCGTTCAGCTCTTTTTTTGCACCGTAGGTGATGGCTGTCAGCGTGCTGTTTTCGACAGAGAGTATCGACGTTACGTTGCCGCCGACACCCTGACTCCTGAGATATCCGTTAACGCCTGTCTGAATGGCACCGAATGCAGACACAACGCCTGGCGAATTGACATCTGTGCCTGTGGTGACTACGACGAGACTCTGACTGCCTGCGGATGCCTCCTTCGGGAAATACTGCGCGAGATACTTCTGCGCATGCGCAGACATGGAATTTGACGGGAAGAATCCGGAAGAGATGTTGTATGAAGTTTCACTAAAAAGCATTGGTGCAAATGGCCCGAAAACAACGATAAAGATTACCCATGCAACGATTATTTTGCCGCTGTTTCTCTGTGAGAAGCTGCCAATACGTGCAAACGTTTCCTCGAGCATTGTATTAATCGTCTCCGGGATTTGTCTGACGGCTACATCCGATATTCTTCAAGGACATAAGGTTGATCGATCCCTGACTGAGAAGGCGGCATTCATTTCGTTCCAAGCACGCAGTAGTGGTAAGGCCCGATCTCGGAAACGGAAACATCCCTGAAACCGGCTTCGATCAGCAGGTCCCTGCTGTGATCTGAGGAGAATTTGATCTCAGGCGGCGGACCGAATGGCAACGACTCCTTCTTCCAGTCTATGTCCACGGCACGTCCGTTCTTCTTCAGCAGTTTTAGTGCATCTGAAAGGGTATTCTGCGGCCTCTTCAGGTCATGCAGCACGTTCGCCAGCAGTATGAAATCTGCGCTCCCATCCGCAAGTGGAAAGAACCTGTCGGCATCCAGCCGCAGCAACTCGAAGTTATGCAGGTTCGCTTCAAGCAGTCTCTGCCTGCATACTGAGAGCGATGTGGCGTTTACGTCCAGAGCGATGACGGTTCCGCCAGAGCCGATTCTCCGGGCCAGTGGCAGAGTGAAATAGCCCGGGCCGCATCCCACCTCAACGACAGTGCCGACGCCCGCCGGAAGTACGGCATCGAGTATTTTTTCCGGATCCTGCCACTCTCTTCTCTCTTCTGACAGGAGGTGACTCAGCATTCCGTCCAAATCATGACCGTCGCCATGTCTGTGATATCCGTGGGAAGCGCCGTATGAACCACTGTCTCTGGCCATGAAGGGTCAAGCAAGAACAAAGTATAAACCGCTTGCGAGCGCAACCGTTCGAGTGTGTGCGGCAACAGCGGTTTACCTGGCGCGTATCACGTGGCAATACTCTTCGGTTTCGGAACCTCTCGCCCTGAGCCAAGGCCGTATCTCTTCACCTTCTCCACATCCATGCCGCGGCTGCGGCAGATGTGTTCGATGCGGCGCATCATGAGCCATCCGCCAATCGGTATGAGGCTCGAAATGCCAACTCTGGACACGACCCTACCATGACTGGATGAAGGAGAATCACGCGCGGCAATCTTTGCAAGGTGCCTGTAGGAGGCATAATAGACGGCGAGCTGTGATTCGTTCAGCTGCACGCGGGAGAATGACCTGCTCTTCATCAGACCGAGCGGCACGTTCTGCATCGGCGTGATAGTGAACTCGAACGGGTTGCCGTCGACCATTGAATTGCTCAGCCTGTTTATCAGCTCGACGGTGTCCCAGTTGTCTTCGTCGGTCTCCTCTCTCTGGCCAACCTGGCAGGTGAACGCAGGCCGCCAGAAGTTCCTGTTGAAGTTGTGGACACCCCACCAGACGATGTCCTGCCAGCTGCCGTCAGAACCGATGCGCAGCGGCAGCGTCTTGTTTGGCATGTGTATCCTGGCAAGTCTTTCACTACCGGTTTCCACGCCCACCTGTATGCCGATCCAGTTCGACGGACCTGCTCTCGCAATGTCGCTCAGTTCCTTTATCAGTGCAGGGTAGGCCGCCGGAATGGAAATGCGACCATGCGTGGGATTCATTGACGTGGTCCCGGGAACAGACATGACAGATGAGAACAGTTCGACGAGTGCATCCCTGTTGGGCTCGAACAGTCTTCCGTGCCTGTACGCGAATATTTCGTCCGAATGTATCCATGCATTACTGAATCCGCCTGCTGCGTTTACGGCAATTTCCTTCTTTATCTTCTCTGTAGGGTAATACCTCGAGGGCCTGAGCGTGACTTCACAGAAGTCGCATCCGACACCGCATCCTCTCATAACCTCCGTCATGCCTTTGACCGATGGCGCAAGAATCTCCGGTATATCATCAAGGGACGGATGGCCCTTCACTCCCTGTTTTCTTGTCAGGAACCTGTCGTCGTTCCTGTAGCTCCTGTGAAAATGTTCATCAAAGCTCACATATCCGTTATAGAAAAATTCTGAACCGGCGTTTCCATCCGAAATGCTTTCGAACAGGTTGCATGCGACATCATCCGCCTCGCCCTGAAATGCATAATCTATGCCACAGCTGTCAAGCTCCTCTGGAAAGAGAGTGAATTCCCACACCCCCGGACCGCCGACGACCAGTTTTGCCTTCTTGCTTTTCCTCACCGCGGCTATTTTTGCTATGAGTCTGTACCATTCCCTGCGGACCCATGGATAACCTTTGCTGCCGAACAATATGGCGTATGAGACTGTGAGCGGTCCTGTACCGAGAGGATCCATGGTGCTGATGCCAATCACTTTTGTATCGTCGCGGATGAAATTTGAAAGATGGTCTTCGTGCGCTACAACAACATCCTCCCTACGGTTCCCCCTCAGTAGTGCTGCTTCCAGTTTCCTTACAGAATATGGGGCAAACTTCACTCTTCCGTCCGGCAGGGCTGGTGGAGACTTCCCCTTGAGGTAGTTGTAGAACATCTCCGGCACAATATCGGAAGGTGCACAGGACAGGAAATCCAGCAGTGGGAAATTCCTGTAATCGTAGCTCAGCGTTGCATCCGAAACAAGGACATATTTTGTCATCTGCATCCTCCAGCAATTTTCATTTCCGAAGGTCATAGACAGACGCGGGGCAAATGTTGCGGGGGGAACGGCCCTCAGACATTTACCTGCTGTCTCCTGCGGTTGCACTCGATGTACGTGTTTCACTTCACGTATTGCGCATTAATAAATTTGAGCATCGCCACTATCCAATGAATAAAGGCCTTCGGCTTCCTCCGTGGAGAATCGTCTGATCCGTCAAAGATAATAGCTATGAGGACGTTTTCGGCAACACAAAACTGAGGGAATGGAATGAGCGAATTTAAAACAAACGGCAAAATGGTGAAGTATGCAGGCGCTACGGGGCAGATAGACGCATATCTGGCTGAGCCGGCGGGCGAAGGCAGATTTCCGGCGATCGTGCTTGTGCATGAAATATTTGGCCTGAATAAGCACATAATGAGTGTTGCTGACAGCTTTTCACGGCACGGATACGTCGTACTCGCACCCCATCTTTTCTCAAGCGGATACGCTCCGCCCGGCATGACGGAAGAAAATATCAACATGACGATGAAATTCTTCATGTCACTTCCGCCGGAGAAACAGAGGGACATGGAATTCGTCCAGGCATCGCTTTCAAAGTACGATGAGGACAAGAGGGCCGTCATTCAGTCGCTGATGGGCTCTATGTTCAGTCTGCCTAGACAGAAACTTGCCGAGGAACTTTCCGCCGGTGTCGATTTTCTGAACGGAAGGGACAACGTTTCGCACGGGGCGATTGGAAGCGCCGGTTTCTGTTTTGGCGGAGCGATGTCGGCAGAACTTGCATGCACAGGTAAAACTGCAGCATCCGTTATTTTCTACGGACAGAATCCAGAGCCTCTGGACCGTGTCAGGAACATAAACGGACCCGTTCTCGGACTTTACGGCGGTCTTGACAAGAGAATCAACGAACACATTCATGAACTCGTGAAGGCACTGGTAGATTTTGACAAGGTCTTTGAAATTGTGGTTTATAAAGGCGCTGCGCATGCGTTCTTTAATGACACTGGCCGCAACTACGTGGAGGAAGCAGCAAAGGATGCCCGGGAGCGTGTGCTGAAGTTCTTTTCGGCAAACCTCAAGAAATAAGAACAGCCTCGCACTCTCTATACGCCGATCAACAGCGCATCGCATCCTGTTGAGAAAATTCAGAAGTGCTGACGCGCTGACTCATGGTGATATGTGTGAAAATAGGAGTCATCGGTGTTCCAATGGACTTGGGGCAGAAGAGAAGAGGCGTGGACATGGGACCGACTGCCATGCGCATAGCCGGCCTCGTCGAACGACTCTCTGATCTGGGCCACCAGGTAGTGGACTTTGGCAACGTTCCTGGCCCGGACAGGTCAACTGCCAGACACGGCGTGGAGAGCGCACGTTACCTTGCAGACATAATGAAAATGTGCAACAACATAGCGGAACAGGTATCCAGGTGCGTTTCGGAAAAAATGATGCCGCTGGTGATAGGAGGGGATCAGAGTGTCTCAATCGGTACATTCGGCGGACTTGCACCACATGGAACGGACAGGGGCATCATATGGATTGACGCTCACGGTGACTTCAATACACACAGGACGACGCCATCCGGAAATGTCCATGGCATGGCCCTTGCTGCCATACTGGGGCAGGGCCTCCCGCAACTGGTCAATTTCAGAAAAATATCGCCCAAGGCGCTTGAGAAGAACACGGTAATAGTTGGATGCAGGAGCATAGATGAAGGGGAGGCAGAGCTCCTTTCCAGGTCGAAGATAACCGTGTACACGATGAAGGAAGTGGATGAGATGGGCATAGCTGAAGTGATGGAGCAGGCCATACAAATTGCAGGAAGAGGCACCAGCGATGTTCACGTCAGCTTTGACATCGACGTGCTGGATCCAAGGGAGGCACCAGGAACCGGAACTCCTGTCCCTGGCGGGCTGACGTATCGTGAAGCGCATCTGGCGATGGAGATGCTCTATGATGCGGGCGTAGTAACATCCGCCGAACTGGTGGAAGTCAATCCTATACTGGATTATTCGAACAGAACGGCGGAAATCGCAGTGCAGCTGCTCGAATCACTGATGGGGAAGAGAATACTCAAACAGAAGAGCAGGCAGTCTGCACGGGCATAATGCCGGCAAAAAAAACAAATAAGCGTTCGAGAAGCAGTGTACACACTACACCGGGGAACCAGAGTGATTAAAGCAGACAGGAACGGCCATACGGACCTTTACCTGCTGGTCCTATCCAGAGGCGCGAGAAGTTTTGCCGGGGGAATTCTTTCAGTCATTATTGGATTATACTACAGGTATCACCTGCATCTGTCCCTGACGATGATCGGTATACTTTTTGCAATCGGCGCCCTTTTCACCCCTCTCCTGACACTCGTGATTGGCAGGTATGCGGACATACACGGCAGGAAGAGGCTGCTCCTCCTCACGCTCTTCTTTCTTCCTGTCGCCGTGCTGATACTTCTGCTGACGGACAATATCTTTCTGCTTGCTGTGTCTGCTGCAATCGGCGGTTTCGGCATAGCAGGAGGGATTGTCGGCGGAGGCGTCGGCGCTTCAGTGGCGCCGATGCAGACTGCGCTGCTTGCAGAGAAGACAAATGCGGGGAACAGGACGATGCTGTTCTCGGCATTCACCATAATATCGAGCATTGCAGGTTCCGCCGGCGCCGTTCTTGCCAACCTGAACAATTACGAGGTGCTTTTCGCAGTGGCACTGTTCTTCGCCCTGGTGTCTTTCTGCGTGATTATACCAATCAGGGAGAATTTCAAGCCCCGCCAGGCTGTACCTGGGAAAAAAAGGACGAGCGGGAAGGACATGGGGCTTATCAAGAAGTTTGCCATCACTGGCTCACTGAATGGCGCAACTCAGGGCCTGATCATACCGTTCCTTCCGATCATACTCAGGCATCAGTTCCTGATGTCAAACGGCACGATTGGAGATCTCTTTGCTGTCGGTGGTGTCCTCACTGCCTCCGCTATGGTTTTCACTCCGTTCCTGACGGCCCGGCTGGGATTCGTGCGCTTCATCATCACCACCAGGGCAGTATCAGCGACGTTTGCACTTTTGTTCCCGTTTTCATTCTCTCCGCTCATGGCCTCAGCGAGTTACCTCATTTTCACGACGTCCAGGGCCATGGCTCTGCCCTCGCAGCAGTCCCTGATGATGAACATGGTGAGCGAAGAATCCAGGTCGTTTGCTACAGGAACAAACCAGTCAGCGAGGCTGTTCCCGTCAGCAGGCGCTACCTTCTCATCGGGTGCCATCCAGGACGTCTTTCCTGTCTTCGTCCCGTTTGAGATAGGGTTCGTTCTCAACAGCCTGAACATAATGCTCTATCACCATTTCTTCGGCAGGATGCCGGAAGCCAACAGGATATTGGCGCCAGCCAGCAAAGTTGAGTGAGGGTCGTTTGCGGATGCGACCCTGTCAAGTTTTCATTGATATTCCCGCCGCTTCATGATTTCTGTGAGCGCTGTCCGCTGCTGTCATAACTGTCGTCATCAGTTGCGGACATTGCCATGATTGCTATGCAGCGGACACTGTCAATGTTGTGTGGAAGTAACTTGTTTCGGCGACCGCCCCCTGTCGCGTTCAAATAGTCTGCATGACTGGAATGATGCATGCGGATGGCGCGTTATCGGCTCCGTGGCAATGCCAATGCGGTGCCACACATGATCGCGACATATGATCGCGACAGAACCAGGATGTCTGCTCGTGACCCGGGCAGGAGCGGGAGGCTGATGAGGCAATGAAGCAATTCAAAGATGCTGAGCGGAAGCCTTCAAGTCAATATTTTCAAGGAAAAGTTGACAGGGTCCGGATGCCGTGAATTCACGGAGTCTGCGCCTCATTCGCCTGACAAAAAACAGTAAAACGCGGAGTCCTGGAATTCTTCTTTTGCGATGAGCTTATTTGGCCATGCCGAATGCTTTTCCGGCCAAGGGAAACCTGTAGACCGTCGCTAAACCTACAATAGTCAATCAAGCGTAACTGCAGCTGTCGAAGCGGAGGATCTGCAGAATATCAGAAAAGCAGCGTTCTCGTGCGGATAACGAGAAAGTTGAGCGTGGAATCGGTACGCCATTAACCGGCCATGCGGCAGGATGCCGCCGCCGGTCGGGCATCGAGTATCAGACACTCAGTTCATCCATGAAGCCATCAATGTCGGCGATCGGTTTCCTGCTGCTGTCTCCGATCGGCTGTTTTGCAGGGGGAACTGTCACATATTCAGGAATGCGCTCCACTATGCGATCGCTGTATGTCGGTATTTCCTCATTCCTGTAGAAGACGCCAATCGGTATTTTGTCGCCCCACTCGCTCGCCAGCCTGAAGGCTTCGAGCTTCACCGTTTCCTCATCCCTGCCCGCAGCCGTGTTGACATTCGGATCGTATCCTTTGCTCTCCAGCGTATAAACCCGGGGAAGCGGCTTGCCTTTGTTCTCCTCCGCCCTGTCTTCTCCGTTGTACCACTCTTTTGAATTGATATCATTGTACGTCGGGCATGGCTGCAGCACGTCGACAAAGGCTGTCCCCTTATGGTCTATCGCTGCCTTGATAATGGATTTCAGGTGCTGAACGTTGAAGGAGTATCCTCTGGCCACGAAGGTGTAACCGCAGGCCATTGCCAGTATGAGCGGATTTATGTTGCTGGTCATGTTGGGAAAACTGAGTCCCTTCGTCTTTGTACCGAGCTTGAGGGTCGGTGAAGCCTGTCCCTTTGTAAGGCCGTAGACTCCGTTGTCGTAAATTATGTAGACCATATCCACATTCCTTCTTCCGGCACTGACGAAATGACCGGCACCTATTCCCATGCCGTCACCATCACCCCCGACTACGACAACATTGAGGCGGGGATTCGCGAGCTTTATGCCTGTTGCAAACGGAAGCGGCCTTCCGTGCAGCGTGTGTATGCCCGTGACATTGACGTAATGAGGCGTTTTGCCCGAACAGCCTATGCCGCTGACCAGCACGGTGTCGCTGAGATCGAGTTTCGTCTCCGCGAGAGCCATCTGAACGGCACTCAATATGCCGAAGTCGCCACATCCCGGGCACCAGTCGTTGTGAACCTCTGTTCTGTAATCTGCGAGTTTAAGCTCCATGTGTGAGCACCACCCTCTTTTCTGATTTGCCTTCGAGTATCGACGCAAGAGCCGAACGCGCCTCGTCGATGGTTACTGGCCGGCCGTTGTACTTGACAATGCGGAACTCCGCAAGGATGCCCGTGTATTCGGCCATCACATCCGCAAGCTGGCCGACATAATTCATCTCCATCACCGCGACTTTACTGGCACGAGCAGCAAATTCCTTAACCTTCTCCGCGGGGAACGGCAGTATCAGGCGCATCTGCAGGAAACCTATCTTCTTTCCTTCCTTCCTCAGCTCTTCGATCGCTTCGAGCAGGGCCCCCTTCGTGGAACCCCAGCTCACGACAAGCAGGTCCGGTTTCTCGTCTCCGAAGTAGTGAAACTGTTCGTCCGCGGGTATCTCCTTCAGCGCAAGATTCAGCTTGCCCATCCTCTTCTCCATCATCCTGTTACGCAATACGGGGTCTTCGGTTATGTGGCCAATTTCGGTGTGCTCGTCACCCGTGTTCCAGAATATCGCACCGGGCGTGCCCGCCGGAACCCTTGGACTTATGCCGTTTTCAGTGAATTTAAAGCGTGCATATTCCTCATCCTTATTGAGCACAAACGGCACACCGTCGCCCAGGAAAAGACCGCGATCAATGTGCATCTTCGACGGATCGAAGTAGGGGACAGATTCAGTGCTGTTCGCTATTGCCTTGTCGAGTAGGTGAATGACGGGCATCTGATAACGCTCGGCATAATTGAACGCGTGGTTGGCGTCATAAAAACATTCTTCCAGATCTCCGGAGCAGAGGACTATGCGCGGGAAGTCGCCGTGACCGCCGTACATCGAGAATTTAAGATCGCCCTGTTCATGTCTTGTGGGCATGCCGGTGGAGGGTCCGGCCCGCTGATAGTTAGTCACGACAAGCGGCACTTCGTTGATGCCGGCCCAGCCGATCCCCTCAGCCATGAGCGAGAATCCTGGTCCGGAAGTGCATGTCGACGTTCTGGCACCTGCAAGCACCCCGCCTATAGCCATGGTCACCGCGGCAATTTCGTCTTCTGCCTGCAGTACGACTATGCTACCGCGCTTTCCGTCCTGCCCGTGCATCGGAAAACGTTCATAATGCTCAAGATAAGTGCTCTCGTCCGCAGCAGGCGTAATCGGGTAGTAAGTCTGGAAACGGAGTCCGGCTGCCACTTTGCCGAGGGCCACGGCCTGATTGCCGTTGAGCAGCATGCGTTTGCCGGCGCCTTTCGGAATCTTGCTTAGCCTGTAAGGTACTTCATCATGAAAATTGCCGGCAACATACTCATATGCGACTTCTGCAGCAGTTATGTTCATTGCGGCGACGTTCTTCTTGCCGCCGAATATCCTGTCAATCGAACTTTTCAGGTCTGCAATGTCGTACTTCAGCAGAGCGAATGAAACTGCCACGGCAATTACATTGACCATCCTGCCGAGGATGCTCGATCTCTTTTCGCCTGTTTTTGAGGATATCACACTCAGAAGCGCGGCGTAATTGATGGCATAGACGTGAACGCCCCTGCTTCTGCAGCTCTCCACCAGCGTGCTTAAAGTTGGAGAGGAGGATGAGAAGCGCCGGGCCAGTTCGTCCTTAATCCTCTGATCAAGCGTTGGTATCTCTTCCACTTTCCTGTTAGCCAGGGCGGAATCATATATCAGCGCGCCGCCTTTCACAACTTCATCGAAGTGCCTGGCGACAGTTTCCTCATCGAAGGTTGCCAGCACGTCGATGGCGTCGTAAAGAGCACGGGCCTGTTTTTCCCCAACTCTTACCACGAAATAGCTGTGTTCGCCCTTGATATTGGAAAAGTACTCTCTCTTTCCCATCACCCAGAGTCCGCCTTCCGCGCATGCACGCGAGAATATGTTTGCCGAAGTGTCAACCCCGCTGCCCTGCGCACCGCCTATACACCATTGCAATCTGTTCTCTTTCAAAAGATTCAAAATATCCACCTGTTATCTGCCGATTCAACAACAATTGAACTGAAACACATGAGCGACGGCACTTCCGTGATGCGGCACGAATTGCCGCCTGCCCCGTCTTTGCTTCCCTTTCCGACCTCAATCATCAGGTTACATTGCTCCGTGTCTTTTTTGTGGTTCGTTCTGTCGTACTTTGAAGTGTTTAATAAACTCTTCTCCCTGCCTGACGGCGTCCGCCTGCCACCAAAGATGCATATCAGGGCATGTTCCGGCCCACTTTGAGAAGGGTTCTGACAGCATTCGGATGAAAGATTGTGAATGAGTCTCACGGAGAGGGTGTGCACTTTTCGCAATAATACTTTCCCTTCTTCACTTCCGCACCGTGCCATCTTCCATCGGGCGCTACCAGTCTGGACCCGCAGGCGAAGCATCGCTCATCTTCACCAGGAGGCACGAATACCACATTCATGTCGTATTTATGGGACCATGTGATATGGCCATCCTCCAGCGTCCTTCCCGCTATTCTGCCGTCCGGATTCGTGCTCATGCCACGAGCAATTGCGCATGCGTGACTTAAAACCTTTGCGGTGGCCGATATCGGGCTGCGCGTCAGTTATATTGGCATTTCTTCGACCGAGGAGAGCTGCTCAATGACATATGCACGGATTGAAGACGCATCCGTTTCGGGCGAACTCCTCTTTCCGTTGGACAGCACCTTTTTCAGCATTTTTCTCTGGACGATGCCGCACGACGGGCATTTCTTCACTGCAGCGCCAGGAGCAGTGACATCGAACTGAAGACATGAGGGACACCTGTAGACTTCTTTCCTTCCCGAAAATTTTCCCCTTTTTGCAATCGCCCGACCGCCGACGGCCACTATATCCATGGAAAAGTCTACGACCGGCGCATTGCTGATCGCTGTGCCGACGCCAAAACCGTCGACACCCGCTTTCT
This window encodes:
- a CDS encoding MFS transporter, which encodes MKADRNGHTDLYLLVLSRGARSFAGGILSVIIGLYYRYHLHLSLTMIGILFAIGALFTPLLTLVIGRYADIHGRKRLLLLTLFFLPVAVLILLLTDNIFLLAVSAAIGGFGIAGGIVGGGVGASVAPMQTALLAEKTNAGNRTMLFSAFTIISSIAGSAGAVLANLNNYEVLFAVALFFALVSFCVIIPIRENFKPRQAVPGKKRTSGKDMGLIKKFAITGSLNGATQGLIIPFLPIILRHQFLMSNGTIGDLFAVGGVLTASAMVFTPFLTARLGFVRFIITTRAVSATFALLFPFSFSPLMASASYLIFTTSRAMALPSQQSLMMNMVSEESRSFATGTNQSARLFPSAGATFSSGAIQDVFPVFVPFEIGFVLNSLNIMLYHHFFGRMPEANRILAPASKVE
- a CDS encoding 2-oxoacid:ferredoxin oxidoreductase subunit beta is translated as MELKLADYRTEVHNDWCPGCGDFGILSAVQMALAETKLDLSDTVLVSGIGCSGKTPHYVNVTGIHTLHGRPLPFATGIKLANPRLNVVVVGGDGDGMGIGAGHFVSAGRRNVDMVYIIYDNGVYGLTKGQASPTLKLGTKTKGLSFPNMTSNINPLILAMACGYTFVARGYSFNVQHLKSIIKAAIDHKGTAFVDVLQPCPTYNDINSKEWYNGEDRAEENKGKPLPRVYTLESKGYDPNVNTAAGRDEETVKLEAFRLASEWGDKIPIGVFYRNEEIPTYSDRIVERIPEYVTVPPAKQPIGDSSRKPIADIDGFMDELSV
- a CDS encoding 2-oxoacid:acceptor oxidoreductase subunit alpha, with amino-acid sequence MKENRLQWCIGGAQGSGVDTSANIFSRACAEGGLWVMGKREYFSNIKGEHSYFVVRVGEKQARALYDAIDVLATFDEETVARHFDEVVKGGALIYDSALANRKVEEIPTLDQRIKDELARRFSSSSPTLSTLVESCRSRGVHVYAINYAALLSVISSKTGEKRSSILGRMVNVIAVAVSFALLKYDIADLKSSIDRIFGGKKNVAAMNITAAEVAYEYVAGNFHDEVPYRLSKIPKGAGKRMLLNGNQAVALGKVAAGLRFQTYYPITPAADESTYLEHYERFPMHGQDGKRGSIVVLQAEDEIAAVTMAIGGVLAGARTSTCTSGPGFSLMAEGIGWAGINEVPLVVTNYQRAGPSTGMPTRHEQGDLKFSMYGGHGDFPRIVLCSGDLEECFYDANHAFNYAERYQMPVIHLLDKAIANSTESVPYFDPSKMHIDRGLFLGDGVPFVLNKDEEYARFKFTENGISPRVPAGTPGAIFWNTGDEHTEIGHITEDPVLRNRMMEKRMGKLNLALKEIPADEQFHYFGDEKPDLLVVSWGSTKGALLEAIEELRKEGKKIGFLQMRLILPFPAEKVKEFAARASKVAVMEMNYVGQLADVMAEYTGILAEFRIVKYNGRPVTIDEARSALASILEGKSEKRVVLTHGA